From Erigeron canadensis isolate Cc75 chromosome 5, C_canadensis_v1, whole genome shotgun sequence:
GCTAGCAAAAAGACTTCAAAAACTTGTACCACGTACGTACGATGAACTTGATGATAAATTTTAACGtgaccaaaaaatatatatatggacaaatAAATGAACAATTATTGACTAGACACCTTAAGCAAGAACTTGTCATACGTTCTATCATATCGACATTGCATCGTGAATTATTGGTGAACAACCTGTTCTGGACAAACAATAATTTTTCGAGGAGCGTAAGCCCACCAggctaaaaaaagtcaaaacccGACCAGgaagtattagcggcgacgttgCCGCTAATACTGCGGGCCCCCATATccgtaatggtaaatctgacaGAGAAAATAGCGGGccccctgtcagtgtcagagtattagcggcgacgtcgccgcaaatgcCTTGGTCAGGTTGACTTTTGTCTGGTGATGTTACCGTGTGCCCGAAGAAACATAGATTATTTAGATTATTTTCAACATTCAAAAATGGGCCACTTGCATGGAGATGAGCCGTTCAATAACTTTTCATAATACGTTACGTTCTTTagttatatttttgaaataaagaaaaaagttgCTTTTATTCAATAATAGAGTATGAAAATCATGCAAAAAAGGAACATTTTTTAGGCATGCAACAAACTTACAATACATAATGCTCTGGAGAAATGAGCTGTAATGTAAACATGCTAATTCAACTCTATGATTATGGTCCCGAGTGGCCACCTAACCTAAacatgaaaaatgatgaaatttgGGTATTGAAACAACAGtacaaacaacttttttttttttttaaacatcaattttataatttaacgGCCTTTCGACGAATTAccgaaaaaaaacaaaaattacatgaaaTAAATGGGGCAAATTGCCATAAGTTCCAAACTATACTATCTTTTCTACTACGACATttgatccaaaaataaaaagaaacaatttcACGAAAAATCTCTAGACTGGACATGGTGAATCCTTTGAAAACAAAACAActtattataaaacaatttcTGTCTAAAGTATTTTTGATATAACTCGATCAGTGTGATGTGTACATGTTGTCGTTTTTGAAACTAGCTAGCTAATTTACCCAATAGTTGTATGGACGATTTTGGTGCTTTCTTTTcataaaatctttttatttttaggcaAAATAATGTTTTGAGTTATTGTTTTGGTTGTATTAATAAGGATAGCAAATAGATCATTTATCACACAATGAGATGATTGTACATTTCACATTTGTGTCCCATTAAAGTTTGCAAACAAATTCCACGTTTCAAATGTATTGATAAGCGATTTTACACaactatttatattttgtatgcaTTGATTTAATATGCAATTTAATCGGTTTTGTAATGTATTTTTCCTTAAAATAGATTcgttttatacattaaaaaacaaatatattaatatatcaaaagcCATAAGATTTTAAGTCTTGGTTTTACAGttccatttttaattttattggtaatttggttttcggtttgatttttagtttttactcaAGCTTAACCCTAGTTATAAGACAtgtcataactttttttttttttttaacaacattaaattttattgaaaataaaaaccatTGCTCATCTTAGGAGATGCATTGATCATAGTCGACACATCAACATCAAACCCTTCAACACGACATGGATCAAACTTGTTCCTAgctaaaaagataaatatttttgtatggAGATTATTACGAGATGCTCTTCCAACTCTCCCTAATCTGTTTGGGAGGGGTGTTGATGTCCCTAATTTCAGATGCTTTCTATTTGCAAAACTGAGATTGAAACTTCCGAGCATTTATTCCAACATTGTGAGGTTACTAAAGATATTAGAAGCAGGGTAAGCGCATGGACTGATGTGGATATCCCTGCTCGACCACCTTCTGCTTTACTTCATTGTGCGACAATGCTTCTATTGGATGTAGAAAGGATATCTTCAAAGATATTATGTTCATTTGGTGGTGGCatatatggaagacgatgaATAATATACCTCATAAGACTAAACAGAGTGGCTGGAATTTTGGCCGACCCTCGCCCGACGTCgccccccacaccacccccGGCCACCGATCTTCCTTTTCCCCGACTTCTCCCCCTCGCCCTCTCCCCCTTTGACCACTCCAAACTCCAAAAACTTTTCCCCTTTTCCAAAGCCATTAAcggctatttttttttctttcttttttttaattttccccttcatatatatatcttcatctccttcattttttaacaaaacatatatacaaaacacaactctttttacacacacacatacatcttcttccatttttacataaatatatacatatattacggATATGGATCCTCCATCACCCTCTTCATCCGATGATTCAATCGATCTTGACGACGCTATTCTTAGTACCGTTGCTTTGACGGTTACTACTATGATTCAAGCCGCGGAAGACGAGGAAGATCAACTTTCGCCTAGAAGAAGAACGGTTCTGGAACGTCGACGTGAAGAGACATACGCGCGATTGGTCCGCCTTTACTTTGCCGAGCGCCCCGTATTTGGCGCGAGAGATTTTAGACGGCGCTATCGTATGAGCAAGCGGCTATTTTTGAGAATTACaaatgatttggaagaaaggtatccatattttcaacaaagaatGGATGCTCGTGGGAAGCTGGGTTTCATGCCGATACACAAGACCACCTCCGCGCTTCGTCAATTAGCTTATGGGTGTAGCGTCGACTTGTTTGACGAGCATTTGGAGATGTCGGCTAGGACTTCCCGGGAGTCgctaatttatttttgtaaaggtACATTTTATGTATACTTATATCTTATTTACTTACTTACTGTATATATAGTTACATATTATTTAGTTAGTTATATCTTATTTACgtacattatatatagttacatattatttagttttagttaggtatataatatttacttacgtatatattatttatatagttaattttacatttatatagttatatttatatagttatatatcaaatacttacgtacattatatatagttacatattatttagttaggtatataatatttagtaacgtacatattatttatatagttaattctacgtatttataaattatttaaatagGTATAAATGAAGTGTATGGATCGACATACCTACGGAGACCTACATCTATGGGTCTTGAGCGAATATACGATGTGCATGAGCAACTCCATGGTTTCCCTGGTATGATCGGTAGTATTGATTGCATGCACTGGCCATGGGATATGTGTCCAACCGCATGACGCGGTTCGCACACCAGAGGGGATGTTGGTAGACCATCATTGATGCTTCAGGCGGTTGCGTCTACtgacttgtggatttggaatGCATATTTTGGTCAGCAGGGGTCCAACAATGACATCAACGTGTTTGAGGCGTCCCCAGTCTTGGAAGAAATTATATCTGGCTTGACACCTACAGGTTAATTACGTACTTAACGTTTAAGTATATAATATgtagtaatatattatatatgctttTGTTAACTAATATtagcttttgtttaatttacagCGGGTTTTTATGCAAACAACAACTACTACAAAGCTGGATACTACTTGACAGATGGCATCTACCCTGAGTATTCCACTTTTGTGAAGACTTTTACCGACCCGATTAATGAAAAGAGAAAATActttaagaaaaaacaagaaTCGGCGCGAAAGGATATCGAGAGAGCATTCGAGGTTCTTAAAAAGCGTTGGAAAGTTGTTTGTTTTCCCTCACGGTTTTGGGACAAGCAGAGGATGCATGACGTGATATACGCGTGTATCACTCTACACAACATGATATTGGAGGATGAAGATAAAGCTTTTTGTCAAGACTTCAACGATGAAGACCCGACACTAGACCCGGCGTATTGGGAACAACAAACTCCAATGGAGCAACGGATCACGAATTCACAAGCCGTACGAAATAGCCAAACCCACAACATGCTCTTAGCGGATTTGGTAGATCATCTTTGGGAAAACAAGAGGGGAAATCATCCACCATACGTGCCACTGGAAGTCGATGACTACTTTAGCGATGATGAttagttattagttatttatttgtgtttgtgtatcgaatatttttttttatgtgtttgatgtgtggtttttattttttaatttgtatgtgttggattttaattttaatggttagtattttattttactaattatagaaattttgttatttttataataatatgaaaatcataaaaaattaaaacaaaaataaaatcaatcattAAAACCAATCATTGAAAGtgccacatggcacaagtcgccccCTACTTAAAAACCCACTTATTCCCACCCTTTTTGAAGGGCAACTCTTTTTACCCTCCATGCCACATGGTACAAGTCACCCCTTCCTTCCCCCGAcaccactcctcttagtctaaCAACCTCAAGAAAGTGGAAACGACATGTTTAGCTCCATTAATTCCTTGGCATTCATTTGGGGGCTAATTGAATAAAAAGTAGTTTAACTTGGTTCAAAAACCTTTATTGAGGTcctaacatttttttcttttattgtgaGGTGAAAAACCAgcaaaattatcttttttagcCCGGAGAATAAGTTGTcagtcattttttttaatttcaattttattttattactccctccgtctcatATTTAGTGTCCacatttgactttttgagtctttttctttcaactttgaccgtaaatatttttgtttgtgttatataaaatttgatataagatatatgaattgattgagttttaaatgtatttttcatttatataaattttatcaacTAATATGTAACACAACCAAAGATATTTGCGGTCAAAGTCGGAAGgaaaagacttgaccagtcaaaataggacaattaaaatgagacggagggagtattaaaTAGTTGGAAATGCCATATAAGACGCCACATCACTCACTTCTCCAAATAATCATTGCCATTACCTGCAAACTATACCATTCAACTTCATATGAAGCAACTCCAAATCTCCAATAGCAAATGGACTCAAATCAGTAGCAAGATATTGACACATAAATATCTGATTCTTGAAAACTACTTTCAGTATCAACAAAGCAACACTATAcggatttatttaaaaaaaaaatctttcagAAATCTTCATTTCCTTTTTCAATTAACACATAAATTTCAATCCTTTTTTCAATAAATTCCAATAATCATAAAACCCCATTCATCCCATCGTCGTCTTGATAACCAGAATTCttttctaatatataaatacaaaatatatacatatatctctgTATTTAATTGAACCCAAttccaaatcttttttttttctttttttttttttttgcaaaaaatcAGAAAGCAAGTTATCAGATTCATTAATAAACCAACGATTATCAAGGATATCCATATGGAACTAAACCAAAATAGATCCGATTAGTTATCATCTTTAAGGTGTTACCATCAGCGCCATCCTAAACAAATGGGTACTTGAAACCACCATAGCCGTCGAAGTGAAGTTTACAGGTTAGGTGTTTCATTGGGAAGTTGATGCttaaacataatttatttgttacAGAGTTACTTTTACAAAGTAGTTGTGTGTGTGATGAAATTGgggaaaatgatgatgatgatgatgattatgtatGGAAAATGGGAGCTATGAACCTAtagttacaattatatatatatatatatatatatacttattcatGTTCGATTACCATTATAATTGAATGTATAAATGTAAAATGATGTTGGAGAAAAAGGATGAAGATCGAGAAGATCTGGGTTTGGAAATAAAGGATTCAATAGAATAATTAAAGTGGGTGCCAGATGCATAAATTGAGTAATGACCTGCTACACATCAATGGAGGGAAAAAAATGTTTGGACTTCAATAAAGGTTTTTGGACCAAGTTTGAGTACTTTCTAATCAATTAGTCCTTCATTTGAATTGGTAATCGGTGTCATGATTTTCATGTTTCGTGGGAAGATTGGAGTGTTTTTTCGAGGCTTGCTAGATGTTTGTAAAGGAGGTTTTGAGCATTTTTTGCTTGGTCATTTTATTGATCTGCCGTTTCtttagttatatatttgtacGTACTTTTAAACTTCTAGCGTTTTGTACGTTAGCAGTTCATTTATAAACATATTCtgccgttccaaaaaaaaaaacctaagtTGACTAGTAAGAAACTAGCCAATACATAAAAGTACATGGTCAGATTCAAGGCATAAAACGAGATTTTAACATGGCTAAATGAAAGACAATcacataaaataactacaactactaaaaataagaaagagatCCCCAATTCCCCATGACACAAAAACATGTCATAACcttttaaaaagaataaatggGTGAGAATCCTCTCACTCAACAAAAGGAAAGTTTTGTTTGTTCGTTAGCacaatatatgaatatatagaGATCGGTAACTAGAACTTCTTGTCATTTTATTCGCTATTTTGAACCACATTGATCTTTGCAAGGTGTATTTATCCTGaacttgttttgttatttacttaATGTTCCAGTTTCTAAAAATGTcatgagaaaaaaataaaaaaatgccAATAACGAAAAATATAACATATTCAGACATATAGACATAAGAACCGATTTGTACATTACCAGATGTTTGACAATACATCACCAAACGTGCTTTAAATTGTTGTACAGTACAACATTGTAAAACATATTTATGATGGTGTATTGTCAAAATCTAGTGGTGTATATATCACCTTCCATAGACATGAACCGTGGTAACCACAGTTAATGGATTGTGGATATCGGGGTTTGCACATTGTCCGCGTGAATGCATTGTGGGTATTCAACCAATAACTACAAACTCATCGCTATTCTAAAAACATGCCTTCTTGCGCTACATCAACATTGTACCATATCCTAGTACATGAATATATATGAGAAAGAggatatgaggctgttaggcatttaagttgggtgaaaaacccctcacatacattttttaaaccataaaaatcatgggagaccaaacatttattcaaattattaaaatattggtatgtgaggggtttttcacccaagttggatgcataaaaaccccatactcacttttcactatatataatatataatttagaaaATATAACTGTATTATTCAtaaatgatattgatgatagAAACCTAACTATGTACAATATTTACATTCACCATCAAATTACACTTTGGCTTATTGATTATTAATTGTTGTCATCACACGATAACAAGCCCATGTGAAATGTTAAGTCGAC
This genomic window contains:
- the LOC122601810 gene encoding uncharacterized protein LOC122601810, translated to MDPPSPSSSDDSIDLDDAILSTVALTVTTMIQAAEDEEDQLSPRRRTVLERRREETYARLVRLYFAERPVFGARDFRRRYRMSKRLFLRITNDLEERYPYFQQRMDARGKLGFMPIHKTTSALRQLAYGCSVDLFDEHLEMSARTSRESLIYFCKGINEVYGSTYLRRPTSMGLERIYDVHEQLHGFPGMIGSIDCMHWPWDMCPTA
- the LOC122601811 gene encoding uncharacterized protein LOC122601811, which produces MLQAVASTDLWIWNAYFGQQGSNNDINVFEASPVLEEIISGLTPTAGFYANNNYYKAGYYLTDGIYPEYSTFVKTFTDPINEKRKYFKKKQESARKDIERAFEVLKKRWKVVCFPSRFWDKQRMHDVIYACITLHNMILEDEDKAFCQDFNDEDPTLDPAYWEQQTPMEQRITNSQAVRNSQTHNMLLADLVDHLWENKRGNHPPYVPLEVDDYFSDDD